Genomic segment of Coffea arabica cultivar ET-39 chromosome 1e, Coffea Arabica ET-39 HiFi, whole genome shotgun sequence:
CAGGGACTCCATACAAAACTTATTTGTTGTAATGGGAGCTCTATATGCTTCTGCCATGTTCCTTGGGGTTAATAACTCATCTTCTGTACAACCAATTGTTTCAATTGAGAGGACAGTATTCTATAGAGAGCGAGCTGCAGGAATGTATGGCCCATATCCTTATGCCGCAGCACAGGTACTGTGTTCTAAACAAAGTTCAGTTAAGGTTGTATGAAAAAAGATGAATAAAAGGTGTAAGAATGAGATGCTTATCAAGGGGCTATGAATAAAAGGTTGTCAGTATTCTGATGTCACCTCATTGCTAGGGAAGCTCGACTTTTTTACTCCTATTGCATTTGCGGAATTCAGTACTCAGTTTCAACTTTTTCTTTGCTTATTCAGGGTCTTGTGGAGATCCCATATGTTGCAGTGCAGGCATTGATATACTGTGTTATTACGTACTTCATGATCAACTTTGAAAGGACATTAGGTATACACAGTCCTCTTTTTCTTCTACTTATATGGGTTGATCCCATCACGAGTCGTGCTTGAAATAGGGCACAAAAGCTTGTTTTTGAGTGGTTTAAATACATCGTTACCTTCTATGACCCGAAACTGAAcctaattaaacttttttttgttAGGATACTCGGGTCTTTCCAGTTTCACATGCTTAAAGAAATTGACCTATGAACATAAGACGATCACGGACATAAGGATTGACCACTTACGTGTGACtttttatttcagaaaattattGCCTTACATATCCTATTTTTTGTTGTCTCTTTGGGCTTTGGCATAATGGTGAAAGAGCAGAATTCAACATCCGAAATAACCATTTAGTTCAACATAATGCTCAATGATACCTTTCACCGTTAGTGACggaagttgttttttttttttaaaaaaattgtaaggAACTATTCTAAGGGTAGAGGGATTATCAATAGTGTTTGGTCAGAATCCTTTTTTTGACTTTGCGCCACTCATTTTACAATACTATTAATTATTACTCCATTATTGAGGAATAATTCCTTCATATTTATAGAGATAAGGGGACTAATTACATTCCCTATGCtgtagctctctctctctcgttaaCCACATTTCTgtaccaaccaaaaaaaaaaaagcatgcgCTTTTGAACTTGAAGTAGTCTTGCCTCAATGTGGCTGTCTTTTGTTGATCAAGTGTCAGAAGGTTGTCATAAGTTCGTTCATTTTAATTTCCCCGCACTTCTTTTCAAGCTGTTGTAACATATTGATCATTTGTCCTCCTTTGCAAGTATTGACGCCTCCAAAGTAAACGTTGGGGTCACATTAGATCATCTGATTGCTTATTAGAAAAGGAAATTGGAGATGCAATGAGGCTGATTTATGTACCTTGTTTCTTCTTGCAGGCAAATTTTTCCTCTATCTGGTGTTCAATTTTCTCACGTTCATGTACTTTACCTTCTATGGCATGATGGCTGTGGGTCTAACACCCAATCAGCACTTGGCTGCTGTTATCTCTTCAGCATTCTACTCATTGTGGAATCTCCTCTCCGGCTTTTTAGTACCTAAACCGGTAAGTGTAGCATTAATGTGACCAAGCCGCAAGCACACCATTAAAACATTATACTAACTCGATCGTACCGTACTGATATTTTTTGTCCAATAAATATGTATAGAGCATCCCTGGATGGTGGATATGGTTCTATTATATCTGCCCAATTGCGTGGACATTGCGGGGCATCATCACCTCCCAACTTGGAGACGTGGAAACCAAAATTGTAGGGCCTGGATTTGAGGGCTCTGTAAAAGAGTATATTGAGGTTACTTTTGGCTATGGCCCAGGGATGACTGGAGTTTCAGTTGCTGTACTTCTTGGCTTCAGTGTTCTATTTTTTGGCATCTTTGCAATCTCTGTCAAAGTCCTCAATTTCCAGAAAAGATGAAGGAAGTTGCTGATATTAGAATTGTTGTGACAGTAATGCATTCATTGGAAGTCAGGAAGACATTTGCGTCAATGGCGTTGCTGAGTTGCTGAACTGTGTGGAGCTGGAAAGCAGCATCATGACAAAGCCTACAGATTTCTTGATAAAACAAATTTACTACGCTACATGCTTGATGGATACAAGGAAAGTACAGCAGCAACCTTTCCCTTTGGCCATGTATTTTGCGTCCGCTGACAGATTGTGCAAGGTCCTCCTCAGCTTTGTTGTGCTGGTGATTGTTTTTTTCGACATAAACAGGAGGAAGACACTTGACACGCACACATACCCAAGAAAAAGGGGATGAAGAAAAGAGCAAGACATTAATTTGGAAAGGCAGCTAGAtaaacaattttcttttattcttgggtaaaataccaaaaactcCTTGTGGTTTGCTAAATATTCATTTTAACTCTCTCTGATTTGAAAACCTACATTATAACTTCATGTGGTttcaactaaattgaaaattgaatggaaaGCATTTAATCTAACGGTTATATGCGAAATGTCAATATTGCCCCTATATAAATGAATTTCCTATGATTTGTCAAAtattcaatttaatttcctctaatttgaaaaattacactataaCTTCCTACGGTTTTGACTAAAGTGAAAATTGAATGAAAGCATCTTACATATAATAGGGGCAATATTGATATGATGCTATCTACccaatttttaatttagttaAAATTACATGGAGTTATAGTGTGTGTTTCTAAATCAAATGGAGCTAAATTAAACATTTGTCAAACCACAGGTAgttttttagtattttacccTTTATTCTTTATAATTAGTATGATCATTGATGTACTAGTTGAACCTAGAGAAAAGTATCATGttcaggaaaatttttttttttttttaccacagAGCGACTATATTTTAACCTTTTGTAAATACTAAATAATGACAAAATTGTGGAAATGTTAATCAACCAATGCGCAACGCATCGGAGTTATTCACTATGAAGGTACTCTCTATgtacctttttttaaaaaaaaaaaattcttttgtcCAACCGTCGGCGTGAAGAGTGGTTGAAGCTGTTCGGATTGTTAGAATGTATCAGGCTATTTATTCTTGGCTTCTGCTTGAGAATTTTGAAGCTGTAAAAAGGCTACCAGGCACCATCCAATACGATTCAGATCAGAGGCAAATACGCTCACATTTTCACCCGCAAGATTGTCTGAATTTCAACCCTTAAGAAACGAGGTTACATATGACAACTAATGGCACccaaataagagagagagagagagagagagaacgtataattgattttttgaaatttaaatacGTATTTACAATACTCAATATGAAGACCTGATAAAAATCATATCCGTTGAATTAATATTTAAGTGTTTACAATGCTCAACAATATGTAGATCTAATAAAAAATCATACCCCTTGAATCAATACCTACACATTGCAAATAAAATCAATCTAGAACCACAATATCATAGGAAAACTAACAATttgttatttttgaaatatcttTTTGACACATTTCTCAATTATGTTTCATCTCACATATATTACATTGTCACTGTGTAACTTTTCATATAAAGAACTCTCAGAAACTCCAATCCgaacatgcaaatttcaaagtCTCACTTGGAAAATTTAAACATTAattagtttcattatatttagaATATGGCCTtacgttttgttttatttgtgtACTGGCAAGTTGGAACTTTTACTCTTGAGTACCTGTGCAGAATAAGGCTGCCATAAAAATTGTTGagatacttctttttttttttttttttttttggtcaacacagggtgttcgggtcaatccttacgaggcccgactaatcccctgcgatCCGGGGAGGAGGCCTCACTCGACATCGAGCACGTTAACAGTGGGACTCGAACCCTTGGACAAGTCAGGAAAGTCGACATATCCTAAAAAAGGGGAACGGACCGCTCGAGCTACTCCGTGGGGACAGAAAACCAGCCACGTAAAGTGGCAAGTTTGTGGGAGGCAGGGgttgaacccctgacctccagcatcacTAAAGAGGGTGATGATCACTGGACCAAATGACCAACGGTAAGAATTCGTAAGCAATTAGGGAACTTCGATTGGTTCTCATTTCACTAGTAAAGAAAGTCAATGGATACATTCTGATTTTACTCGTTCAAATATGCCATTACCTCAAGTTGCGTTACTTGTCAtcttttttttgaaatgtaatGGAGAAATTCTGCTTTCGATTATACAAAAGCAAAATTCACATTTGACTAAAAAGAAGCGCTTCCgcggctataaatagcctacaATTGGCATTTGTTTGGACTTCGAAGAATAGCTGTGTTCCTCCACTTGAAACAGGAACTGGAGGTTTTCCCGAGGAGAGGGCTAAAAACTGGTCATAGTtgactattcttttttttttttgttgtgagAGACCAGATCAGTAAATCAAGGAGGCATTATTAATTAAGAGAGCCTGCAGACATCAACAATAATTTTTAACAAGTTCGATTTAATCCTGTCTATTCTTTTTACACTACAAAAAAAGACAGGAACAGCATAGAGCAAATCAACAGAATATTCTACCcaccgcaaaaaaaaaaaaagaaaaaaaatggggggggggggggggggggaacatTTTCCCATATACTTGTACTCTACAACAGCCACTTAGTGGTCAAGCACCTCtcacttaaaattcattttggcAATCTTTATTAAGAAGTAAAAAGGCCCTCTTCTTCTGGTCATGGAATTAGCTTCTCTTGCCTCATGACGTCAATCCAGTAGAGTATTGAATCCAAAGCTTGGAACCTCACCGTGAAGCCAAGTCCATCAACTTTGTATCGGGTTCCTAACATTTTTCTTGGGAATCGAAACAAAACGTCCAGGAATCCCCAATTTGCCAACTCCTCCATCTCCGTTTGGACTAGACCTTCTTGCACTACTATTTCTTTCCAAAGTCCTCCCTTTTGAGCCATAGCCGAAGAAAACATGAAATCTTGATCGAACATGGCATCAGAGCCTGCTAATGATTCCATGGACAACCCAAATTTCGTACCTATAGCTGGCCATATCTCCTTCCACGTGAAACCTGATCCATTGATCGCATTGAATGCTTGGCCACGAGGGGATTGTACTGCTTCATTGGTGGCTGCCCAGACGTGCTGTTCAGCCACGAGCCTAGCATCCGAGGCATCAATGGACATTTCTTCCCAACACTCCCTTGTCCCCCCAAACAAAAATGGGAGGTTTAATTTCTTACAAATGGTACCATAAACGCACAAACTACCAACTAAATTGTACAAGGATCTATGAGAACACCCCATGATGAAACCCGGCCGATGAATCGACCATGGAATCTTTCCTCCAAGTCTCTCCTGGAGCAAGTCCTCTAGGACATAGTAAAAGTTATGTCCGGTGCCCACCCTAGGACATTGCTCGTCAAAGTAACTAACTTCTTTAGCATTAGGCTGTTCTTGCAATGAAATGTAATGCTTAGTCCCCGTCTGGAGAGAAACGTGCTTCAATGCCTTCGCTCTTGGGAGGATAGCGTTCAAGGCATTGGACATCATAGCCTCGTTTTCCTCGCAACACTCGGGGCTATCTATGGGGAATTGGCTTGCCCAGGTGACCCAAAAGATGTGTGTTACATCATCTAATGGAGAAAGCTTTTGCCGAGTTTCTGAAGGGTTCAGGAGGTCACATGAAACGAAATGGTAATTTGGATTGTGGAGGGTTTCTTTAATCTGGGGTGCTCGAGCTATGCCGTATACCTTCCATTGGCGCTTGCTGGATGAAGAAAGAAGCCTCCTCGCAAGCTCTTTCCCCACAAGCCCCGTGACTCCGAAGATAACCGCTACACATTTAACAGGGACGCCTACTATTTTGTTGTTGGAGTCATTGATAGCCATGCTTCATGTAACCGGGAGGGCCTTTGGCTTCACTACACACTAGTACACTCTATAATGATCTGATCCACATTATATATAGGGTATTTGGCATTAATGCTGGTTCCTTACCCTTAACCACCACTTAAGAGGGTTCTGCACCTAATTCAAATCCCTCGTTAATCGCTCCTTACTTGCAGGAAGGGTTTCATTCTAGAAAgatttcaagtttcaacctcACCCCTTACGTGTACATGCATAATAATTTAGTCACTCATTTGCCTATCAGCTGGCTGGGCTGGGGGTTAATGTTCTTGAATACTAGTCGCTTCAGAAATGAATTAAGTAAAGGACAAAAGTTGTCATTGCGGCGAGAAAGCCTTGTTGAATGGCTCTCGGGGAGGCAGATGGTGACACCAGCCGTTACCTTGTTGGCATTACAGTTACAACCATTATTAAAGCTTGTGCAGCATAGTGTTCGTTATTTTTATCctcttctttttaaaaaaaaaaaaaaaaatagctaaaCACAGGGCATCAAGATAGGGACAGACTGACAATAATGTTGACAATAGATTTGTTTAACTTCCAATCCATATATAGCATCACATAACTAGTAGAATTGGCTTTGTTTAATAATACATGGGAAAAGTAGGCCGATTGGCTTTGTTAATCGACTTATGTGGCAGTGGATGTGTTGTTGGCACAACAATTTAGACGCCATATTTTGTGATGCACCATAATTGTTTGAAAGCATGAGTTAAATAATCTTCACCTGAATCATGCGAATTGCCATATCATGCACCCGCACATGTAAACACGTACGTTAGTTGTTGATGGCATCCAGTCAGTGCTTGTTCATTTAGGTCACCATAACCATAAAAACTCCAGTTAATCTTTCTTAAGTTCAAAGGTTGGAGGATTTTAATTTAAGTACCGACTTCCAAATTCCAATTTTTTTCCCCCTGGTTGAACAAAGTAATTTGATATGGtcggctatgtatgatgatctAAACTAATTAATGAGGATCTTTAACATACTTCTAGGACTAGCCAATTGAGTTTCTTTAACATTTCTCAAGTGAAGACCGCAATTAGTCATCATGCCTGCGCTTCTATTAGACTAGAATTATTCTGACAGTGCGTCCTCTAGCTAATAGAAGTAGCGAGGCGATATGCCCACTTTCTTACAAGTTAGTCATGGGATCATGATAATCCGAATATCCTGCGTTGCCCTATTGCTTCTCCAGGTTGACGTGCCCACATAATTAACCATGCAGTTTTTCACATTGGTTTGCGTTGTGGTCATTGTCTCGTAGTTATATATAGTATCACTTGCATGTACAATATTAATTTGAAATGTGGTCATAATTAAATTTACACAACTTGAAGGAAACTTGTACGAGTAGTACAGCAAAATTAAGGATGCACGTTTGCAGCTTGTTGCAAATGTACAGGATTTTCATGGATCTTACCAGCTGAAAATCTTTTTACGTCTTTTTGTTCGACTTCTAAACATGATTGTTCAACCAACAAGGGCTAGACATGATAAAACCCACAGCAGAGGGAAtattggaaagaaaaagaaaaggagtaatCCCAAATTGGGTGCAATATTTAATTTCAAAAGATTGATTTTGATACCAGACTAACAAGTTCTCGGTCTATTGGTAGATGATCAGGTGTATAGCAGACGAAAAATGGTTGCACATTTTGGAAGAATCCGTACAATGaatgaagattttattgcaTGTGTATATTGCCCGTTCGGTACTGAAAGAACTTCCAACATCAATTACTTAAATTGGACCATGGGCCTATGCTCGCAGATGGACCAAATCCgtttatagtttttttttttttttttgtaatccgGAACATGCTTCGATCCGAACCCTTAGGACCCGAGCCGGCATACCAAATCGGAGGGAAGCCGATAGCCCCATACAACTTTCCCGGGCGAGTCAGGATGTGCAGCGCAACGGACACGAATCGAACCCCGGTCAGTGGGGAAGCCAGCAACTCAAGACCGACCCCTCAATCGCTGCGCCATGTGCCCTGGGGGCAATCTGTTTATAGTTTTGATACCCAAATTTTGACACATGAGTgattttaatccccaaattttggacaaaaacaaatctaatagtcatttttttaactattgaaCACATTTAGTACCCTTAACggattttttccaaattattaTCCAAAAAAGTTACGTGATAATCATATGTCTGACAactattatataaaaaaatgccaaaatatgtaaaatattCTTCTGGCACTAAGTGTCATGTAAAATTTCCTTTGGACATTAAGTACTAAATTTCAGGactaataattttatcaagaaaaatatcTTTCTGACACTAAGTACTAAATTTAAGAACTAATAATTTTGTCAAAAAGATATTTTACATTTTATGGCAATTTTTTATTAATAGTTATTAGACATGTGACTATCACGTGACTCTTTCAAACAGTTATTTGGGAAAAAACCGTCAAAACTACTAAATGTGTTCAAAAGTTAAAAGTTTgggtaccaaatttgtttttgtCCAAAGTTTGAGAATTAAAACTGTTCATCTATCAAAGTTTGGATACCAAAACTACATTTTTCTCATCTGTTTGCATGGTCTTATGTTTTTAATCCTTGCCAATAAAAACAATCACCAAATTCTTTCTCATTACAATTGTAATTGAGGAATGAGGAAAACCATATGTGAATCTTGAGTATTTGCAACCATACGTAAAAACAATCACATACTCTATAATGTTTTACTTGTCTGTCACGGAAAATGCTTCCATGCTCAGCGTACAAAGCCCTTTCTCCACGAATCACATCTCAAGGAACTTCaagccctttttctttttttaatcatttggaaATCATTTGACACCTTTTGCAACAAGCATTCAGCCAGTTATAATTTTGGAATTCATGGACTAGGCATCACAAAATTTCATGGATACGACATGGCAAATTGATCTAATTAATGTCCAATCTAAACTCACAGTCCACTTGTCCTAGTTGCaagtagaggtgtcaaaatgggtgatttgagcGGATTTGGGTTGAATAAAATGGATAATGGATATAATTGAGTCAATctatttatatccatttaattagatgagtataaatgggtaagtcaaaaaatgaattggataacccaattacccatttataacccatttattttaacttttttgtaaattcatttttgcaaactaagttatcaatttataccatcctttgcacccatcattagttttaaatatttacttataatgttcaataaacctAATTATCAAATTTTTTCCCATCTGTactctatgtcgcaaaattacatactatttaataattaaacaataagaatataaaattttgaactaagtactataaaagttaacataaaaatttaatccaaaaattttgaatctcTAGCATTTTTTCgtgtataaatttaaaattttattttgaaaaagtaagaaatgaggctaaaacttgtcataaattggtaatgctgaaaaatgagtaagttaacaaattaagagaaaataaaatgataagataaaactaacaaataataataataatgaaacaaaagtattTAACATCATGACTATACCTGGCAATTGGACGGGTTGGGCGGGGTTGTATTgggttttcatttaaatggGTTACACCCAACCCGTCCAACTTTAGTTGGgttaattttgggttgggtcATATTGGATTATCTCAAACCCATGACCCAAATATAATCCAATATATGAATTAATAGATTTTGAAACATAAACTTTCACAAatacatttttatatataaaaaaatttcgcacatataaacatatttttacataaataaacatattttcacACACTAAAACACTCACAAATACAAATACACACCCACTTCTTAAGTTCTTTTGAAATACGttatttttacacatataaaTGCACTAAAATACACACTATTACTTGGATGAACTCATTATTTTTTATACAAGTAAGGATTTTCAAATTGGGTATAGCTTTGGTCCAAAACTAAGAGACCGAAACAACAATTTTTTGTCCAAGTTGGATACAACAACAATTTGCAGGGATTTTTAGCTGATCATATCTGGCTTCAATATAGTCTAGGATGCATATTAGGATGTCACCATGATGACTAAAGCAGTACGCCTGAAAGaatgtaaacaaaaaaaaaaatctaatttctAATATGATATGATATAATGTCTGCAATTATTACTTTGCTACAATTCACAAATTGCAAATGCTACTTTGctaatatgtatatattatagaAAAGTTCAAGCCATGGAATAGGAAGCAACTATAGATAAGACTTGGACAAGTCTGCCGAATACAACTTTGGCCAGGGGATGTTTTGCTTGATCCAACATTTGGCTTCATTACATAGTCGCTagtcttttcttgtttcttgattttaatttgttaatttatttttttaacttaagTTGGGTAATGGATGTCCAACATAAATGGTAATGGGTGTCCAACATAAATACCCAAACCGCTCAAAATATATGTGGATTTTTATtaccaaacccaaaattgacccaaTACCCAACTTACCCAACCCGACCTCTCAAATTAATGGTGGATTGGGTGGGTTGTTGGATTTTGAGCAAAATTGTCAGGTCtaatcatgacaaaatgaaaattttgaaaaaaaaaaagatgggagAAGAGAGGAGGTTTGGGGAAAgacaattctaaatgggttaattgggtttgctAGGTTATcctgggtaacccatttatatccatatGCAATAATTTAAGATACTCATATCCATCTATTCACGGgcatatataaataaatttagttaaatagGTTTGTTTGGCAGCTATAGTTGCAAGCTAGATCCAGTTTTATCTATGAGGGATCAAGTCACAAGCAGACAAATATATGCTCCGTTATGGTGGATGGAAAAGTAGTTCTTCGTCAATGTTAAAGTACTATGTGACCAGCTCATAGAGACAATACCCAGGAAAGATGCCTTGGGCTGCCTCGAGTACAAAATattatcaaatttaatttgttCCTGACACGTCGAAAGTTCTTACTTCCCCAGGTCTTATTACAGAAATTGTTGTATTCTTCATCTGCGCGCTACCGATCGATGCCTCTTATATCCCATGTTCTTTGAGCTGatgactcttttttttaaaaaaaaaaaaaaaaaactcttaaaaCTCCCATTGCCGACTTCTTTTTCTCATTTCAGCCCTCCTTTTGAAACGACTATAAATCTTTCTTGCCACATTAATCCTCGCGCACAAATTTTaaactgaattttttttgtcaattaaaaaaaattacaatccaaagttaTCATATTAACAACAAATTAAGCTCCCTTTGGTAGGGCGAAACCGGCTTATGCAACCAAGATACCAGTTGATTTCTCTCACATACCGGCTTTGGTTGGATCTAGCAatgacaaaggaaaaaaaaaaaaaaagttggatTATACATAGGTAAAAGACAACTAGTAATAGTCACTAGAAAAGCATCCTACTTTCATCTTTGGTAGAGGGACTCACCGGCTGGCATTTTGTGAAAGAAGAAGCACGCAGCAATTACAGCGTAGGACAGACAAAGAACCACTCCTTTTATATAATGTGAATTTCCATCCTACACAGATGACAACATTTATGTGCATCACAATTTGTAGAAAGAACATATATAAGAACTAAATGTACATGGACCGATTGGATTACCTGCAAGGTGAAAGCTGTGAGTATGATTGAAAAACCGAGACAAGAAGTCTCAAGAAGGCCGAAATCCAGATCCATTGGGATTCCCATTGTCCATGCCACTATAACGCTGACTGGAACCTGCAGGGCGGAGTTGTGCTAGGACTTCAAGTTCATAAAATTAACAATTCAGTTAAACTAGCTAATTTCTCTGGCCAAAAAAAACCTGGGATCACCATGCAATGATCAAGTAGGGAAGCGTTTATCTACCCAGGgaaatataatttattttttgttatttgcactttcgctatttattttatcatataattcAATAAATATAAACTATATAATAAAATGATAACGggagtgcaaataatatttttctaCGTTAAAAAGGTCTTAAGAATATCACTTATGATTTTCTGTTCCTTACCACGAACATCGAAATTTGAGTTGCAGATCCCAAGGCGACTCCCAAAGTTATATCCTGCGCATGCATCCCAAATGTGCATGAGGATGCTACATTAGCTGAATAGTTATAAGGCAATGTGTAGTAAAATTTACCAGCTTATTTTTCAAAGCAAATATGACTGATCCTGCATGTTCTGCTGCATTCCCAACGATTGGAAGCAAAATTAAGCTTATGAAGCTCACGGAGATTTTCCAAGAATCTGATGCAGCCTGATTGAGAGAAGCAGTATATAGTAGTAACTTCTttgttttcatgaaaaaaaaggGGTACCGTAAATAAATAAAGCTTTATTCCGCAGCAAATTATGCggattatatatgtatatgtaccTCGATTGTACCCACAACGTACTCGGACAGAATAGCAACAATTATTGTCATCGCGACTAACCAAATAAAGGCGCTCCAAAAGCCTATCACTGCTTCATTTTCGGACaattcatcttcatcttcctgCAAATGTAATAGGAATAGTATCAGTCTGCTCCTAACTTCAACCCGGCAAAATACATATTAATTTCTGGGAACTGACAAATTATGATAAAGGGTAGTAATCCCTTTTTCGAtggttttctttatttattttattttatttttggtgagAAGTTTCAGTAGCCATTTACTTAGAAATGACTTCATTTTGGGACCCTTATCGAACTTTGATATTCCCAGACAAGAATTTATGCGAGGCATTAGGCAGATTAGCAGCGGATATCGTAACAATTACCCCTTCAGCTTCAAAAAACTGCCGGTGGGTTCTCAATTGGAAGAAGAGGTAAGCCCCATAGGCCACAAGCATTAAAATGCCGCTGGTTCTCGACAGCCAAACGACCGAGTTTTGGTCCATATCATCAAGTAGTTGTGG
This window contains:
- the LOC113711078 gene encoding vacuolar cation/proton exchanger 3-like isoform X1, with the protein product MASMQEQNWDLESGDCIQKETSSSSQTPSSSILSSSFLRRRPNQERPPVGMFKQFLNNLRLVFLGTKLCVLIPAIPLAILGQCYGFMTRQQWIFALSLLGLAPLAERMSFLTEQIAYFTGPTVGGLLNATCGNATELILALFALRERKILVLKYSLLGSVLSNLLLVLGSSLFLGGLANLKMEQTFDRKQADVNSLLLLLGLLCHVLPLIFGNSIEPQLLDDMDQNSVVWLSRTSGILMLVAYGAYLFFQLRTHRQFFEAEGEDEDELSENEAVIGFWSAFIWLVAMTIIVAILSEYVVGTIEAASDSWKISVSFISLILLPIVGNAAEHAGSVIFALKNKLDITLGVALGSATQISMFVVPVSVIVAWTMGIPMDLDFGLLETSCLGFSIILTAFTLQDGNSHYIKGVVLCLSYAVIAACFFFHKMPADPTKAGM
- the LOC113711078 gene encoding vacuolar cation/proton exchanger 3-like isoform X3, whose protein sequence is MASMQEQNWDLESGDCIQKETSSSSQTPSSSILSSSFLRRRPNQERPPVGMFKQFLNNLRLVFLGTKLCVLIPAIPLAILGQCYGFMTRWIFALSLLGLAPLAERMSFLTEQIAYFTGPTVGGLLNATCGNATELILALFALRERKILVLKYSLLGSVLSNLLLVLGSSLFLGGLANLKMEQTFDRKQADVNSLLLLLGLLCHVLPLIFGNSIEPQLLDDMDQNSVVWLSRTSGILMLVAYGAYLFFQLRTHRQFFEAEGEDEDELSENEAVIGFWSAFIWLVAMTIIVAILSEYVVGTIEAASDSWKISVSFISLILLPIVGNAAEHAGSVIFALKNKLDITLGVALGSATQISMFVVPVSVIVAWTMGIPMDLDFGLLETSCLGFSIILTAFTLQDGNSHYIKGVVLCLSYAVIAACFFFHKMPADPTKAGM
- the LOC113695875 gene encoding (S)-8-oxocitronellyl enol synthase CYC2-like, which translates into the protein MAINDSNNKIVGVPVKCVAVIFGVTGLVGKELARRLLSSSSKRQWKVYGIARAPQIKETLHNPNYHFVSCDLLNPSETRQKLSPLDDVTHIFWVTWASQFPIDSPECCEENEAMMSNALNAILPRAKALKHVSLQTGTKHYISLQEQPNAKEVSYFDEQCPRVGTGHNFYYVLEDLLQERLGGKIPWSIHRPGFIMGCSHRSLYNLVGSLCVYGTICKKLNLPFLFGGTRECWEEMSIDASDARLVAEQHVWAATNEAVQSPRGQAFNAINGSGFTWKEIWPAIGTKFGLSMESLAGSDAMFDQDFMFSSAMAQKGGLWKEIVVQEGLVQTEMEELANWGFLDVLFRFPRKMLGTRYKVDGLGFTVRFQALDSILYWIDVMRQEKLIP
- the LOC113711078 gene encoding vacuolar cation/proton exchanger 3-like isoform X2, which codes for MASMQEQNWDLESGDCIQKETSSSSQTPSSSILSSSFLRRRPNQERPPVGMFKQFLNNLRLVFLGTKLCVLIPAIPLAILGQCYGFMTRQWIFALSLLGLAPLAERMSFLTEQIAYFTGPTVGGLLNATCGNATELILALFALRERKILVLKYSLLGSVLSNLLLVLGSSLFLGGLANLKMEQTFDRKQADVNSLLLLLGLLCHVLPLIFGNSIEPQLLDDMDQNSVVWLSRTSGILMLVAYGAYLFFQLRTHRQFFEAEGEDEDELSENEAVIGFWSAFIWLVAMTIIVAILSEYVVGTIEAASDSWKISVSFISLILLPIVGNAAEHAGSVIFALKNKLDITLGVALGSATQISMFVVPVSVIVAWTMGIPMDLDFGLLETSCLGFSIILTAFTLQDGNSHYIKGVVLCLSYAVIAACFFFHKMPADPTKAGM